The following coding sequences are from one Microbacterium sp. SORGH_AS_0969 window:
- the argS gene encoding arginine--tRNA ligase has product MDPAALSAALLAVIVPLAEARREGSSAGLSAADLPLERPKNRDHGDWASNAAMKLAKVVGANPREFAAEIAEGLASVDGVASVEVAGPGFINIRLDAAAAGALAKTIVEQGAAFGTNNSRADEIINLEFVSANPTGPIHLGGTRWAALGDALARILSSQGAKVTREYYFNDHGAQIDRFARSLVAAHQGDPTPEDGYGGAYIGDIAQRVAEAYDGDIDALDKDAKQEAFRELGVNFMFDEIKQSLHEFGVDFDVYFHENDLHNSGAVERAVARLRELGHIFEADGATWLRSTEFGDDKDRVIIKSDGQPAYISGDLAYYLDKRERGFNRCIIMLGADHHGYVQRLMAMCAAFGDVPNVNLQVLIGQMVNLVRDGQPMRMSKRAGTVVTLEDLVEIVGVDAARYALTRSSADSNLDIDLDVLQKRTNDNPVFYVQYAHARTHNVARNAAASGVDRSEFAPELLDHETESALLGALQEYPRVVAHAADVREPHRIARYLEEVAGLYHRWYDNCRVIPLGDAPIEPVHRTRLWLNDATGQVLRNGLTLLGVSAPERM; this is encoded by the coding sequence ATGGATCCCGCTGCCCTCTCCGCTGCCCTGCTCGCCGTCATCGTCCCGCTCGCGGAGGCGCGACGAGAGGGGTCCTCGGCCGGGCTCAGCGCCGCCGACCTGCCCCTCGAGCGCCCGAAGAACCGCGACCACGGCGATTGGGCCTCCAACGCCGCGATGAAGCTCGCGAAGGTGGTCGGCGCGAACCCGCGTGAGTTCGCGGCCGAGATCGCCGAGGGCCTCGCATCCGTCGACGGTGTCGCGAGCGTCGAGGTCGCGGGCCCCGGGTTCATCAACATCCGACTCGATGCGGCTGCCGCCGGCGCCCTCGCGAAGACGATCGTCGAGCAGGGCGCGGCGTTCGGAACGAACAACAGTCGCGCCGACGAGATCATCAACCTCGAGTTCGTCAGCGCCAACCCCACGGGTCCGATCCACCTCGGCGGAACGCGGTGGGCGGCGCTCGGCGACGCCCTCGCGCGCATCCTCTCGTCGCAGGGTGCGAAAGTCACCCGCGAGTACTACTTCAACGACCACGGCGCGCAGATCGACCGGTTCGCCCGCAGCCTCGTCGCCGCTCACCAGGGCGACCCGACTCCCGAAGACGGCTACGGCGGCGCCTACATCGGCGACATCGCCCAGCGCGTCGCCGAGGCGTACGACGGAGACATCGACGCCCTCGACAAGGATGCCAAGCAAGAGGCGTTTCGCGAGCTCGGCGTCAACTTCATGTTCGACGAGATCAAGCAGTCGCTGCACGAGTTCGGCGTCGACTTCGACGTCTACTTCCACGAGAACGATCTGCACAACTCCGGTGCGGTCGAGCGCGCCGTCGCGCGCCTGCGCGAGCTCGGGCACATCTTCGAAGCCGACGGCGCCACCTGGCTGCGCTCGACCGAGTTCGGCGACGACAAAGACCGCGTCATCATCAAGTCCGACGGACAGCCCGCGTACATCTCGGGTGACCTGGCGTACTACCTCGATAAGCGCGAGCGCGGCTTCAACCGTTGCATCATCATGCTCGGCGCCGACCACCACGGCTACGTGCAGCGGCTGATGGCGATGTGCGCCGCCTTCGGCGACGTGCCGAACGTGAACCTGCAGGTGCTCATCGGCCAGATGGTCAACCTCGTGCGCGACGGCCAGCCGATGCGCATGTCCAAGCGCGCCGGAACGGTCGTCACCCTCGAGGACCTCGTCGAGATCGTCGGAGTGGATGCCGCCCGCTACGCCCTCACGCGCAGCTCGGCCGATTCGAACCTCGACATCGACCTCGACGTGCTGCAGAAGCGCACGAACGACAACCCCGTCTTCTACGTGCAGTACGCCCACGCCCGGACGCACAACGTCGCGCGCAACGCCGCGGCATCCGGTGTCGATCGTTCCGAGTTCGCTCCCGAGCTGCTCGACCACGAGACGGAGTCGGCCCTGCTCGGCGCCCTGCAGGAGTACCCGCGCGTCGTCGCCCACGCCGCGGATGTCCGCGAGCCGCACCGCATCGCCCGCTACCTCGAAGAGGTCGCCGGCCTCTACCACCGCTGGTACGACAACTGCCGCGTGATCCCGCTCGGCGACGCGCCGATCGAGCCCGTGCACCGCACGCGCCTCTGGCTGAACGACGCGACCGGCCAGGTCCTGCGCAACGGACTGACCCTGCTCGGCGTCTCGGCTCCGGAGCGGATGTAA
- a CDS encoding transglutaminase family protein, giving the protein MPRRVTAELDLDLGASVDLIFQITAAQGVPLASENLTFSQGDRLYTPTEIVDQSGSRLHRLTAEQGPLSVRYDAVVQGPSQTPRTSDLETITYLRPSRYCQSDEVFAQARRQFRGLAGADLLAAVSNFVATTVTYTPGLSLGTDSAVTTLMTGQGVCRDYAHVVIALLRAMDMPARYAACFAPGLEPMDFHAVAEAYLDGAWYAVDATRLADRRSLVRIATGRDAADCAFLSYHGGYVGLERMHVDAVLENEVPDVTAPDDHEALVQIA; this is encoded by the coding sequence GTGCCGCGCCGGGTGACCGCTGAACTCGACCTCGATCTGGGGGCGTCCGTCGACCTCATCTTCCAGATCACCGCCGCGCAGGGCGTGCCCCTCGCGAGCGAGAACCTGACCTTCTCGCAGGGTGATCGCCTCTATACCCCGACCGAGATCGTCGACCAGTCCGGCAGCCGTCTGCACAGGCTCACCGCCGAGCAGGGGCCGCTCTCGGTACGGTACGACGCGGTCGTGCAGGGGCCGTCGCAGACTCCGCGCACGAGCGACCTCGAGACGATCACCTACCTCCGCCCCAGTCGCTACTGCCAGTCCGACGAGGTGTTCGCGCAGGCGCGGCGGCAGTTCCGCGGACTCGCCGGGGCAGACCTCCTCGCCGCGGTCTCGAACTTCGTCGCGACGACGGTGACCTACACTCCCGGCCTCAGCCTCGGTACCGACAGCGCGGTGACCACGCTCATGACCGGTCAGGGAGTGTGTCGCGACTACGCGCACGTCGTGATCGCCCTGCTGCGCGCGATGGACATGCCCGCGCGCTACGCGGCGTGCTTCGCCCCCGGCCTCGAGCCGATGGACTTCCACGCGGTCGCCGAGGCGTACCTCGACGGTGCGTGGTACGCCGTCGACGCGACCCGCCTCGCCGACCGCCGCTCGCTCGTCCGGATCGCAACGGGGCGTGACGCCGCCGACTGCGCCTTCCTCAGCTACCACGGCGGATACGTCGGTCTCGAGCGCATGCACGTCGATGCGGTCCTCGAGAACGAGGTCCCGGATGTCACGGCCCCCGACGACCACGAAGCCCTGGTGCAGATCGCCTGA
- a CDS encoding serine/threonine-protein kinase: MTESIPTAPYDASAENLFDGRYRLGRVLGQGGYARVYEAVDTSLGRTVALKVIDGEGADPSDAARVRSEIRLLASLSHPSLVTLYDARLATTPAYLSMELIAGPTLTDLIARGPMSAEDVARTGVEIAEAFAVIHARGIVHRDVKPSNILIRLAAHPGEKPRATLADFGIASLVGATRLTRAETVVGTAAYLSPEQARGMPAAPASDVYSLGLVLLEALTGARPFAGRTPHEALAARLVAAPEIPARIPDAWRDVLERMTAGDPAERPDAAGLIVALRSLSEVPVPSAARTAVCGATGESPTRVLPEEPPPTRVFDKPRRRISRRAAIVASVIAVLLVGGGTAAAVALNGSPASATPDLPALPAPLDQHLSDLWTEVGP; encoded by the coding sequence ATGACCGAATCGATTCCCACCGCGCCGTACGACGCGTCCGCCGAGAACCTCTTCGACGGCCGCTATCGCCTGGGGCGCGTCCTCGGACAGGGTGGTTACGCGCGCGTCTATGAAGCGGTCGACACGTCCCTCGGCCGGACCGTCGCCCTCAAGGTCATCGACGGTGAGGGAGCAGACCCCTCGGATGCCGCGCGCGTGCGCTCCGAGATCCGCCTGCTCGCCTCGCTGTCGCACCCCTCGCTCGTGACGCTCTACGACGCGCGCCTGGCGACGACTCCCGCGTACCTGTCGATGGAGCTCATCGCGGGTCCCACCCTCACCGATCTCATCGCCCGCGGACCGATGTCAGCCGAAGACGTCGCCCGCACCGGCGTCGAGATCGCCGAGGCGTTCGCGGTGATCCACGCGCGCGGGATCGTGCACCGCGACGTCAAACCCTCGAACATCCTCATCCGTCTCGCCGCCCACCCCGGGGAGAAACCGCGAGCCACGCTCGCCGACTTCGGCATCGCGTCGCTCGTGGGAGCCACGCGCCTGACCCGGGCGGAGACGGTCGTCGGGACGGCTGCCTACCTGAGCCCCGAACAGGCACGCGGGATGCCGGCTGCTCCGGCGAGCGACGTCTACTCCCTCGGGCTCGTTCTGCTGGAAGCCCTGACCGGCGCGCGCCCCTTCGCGGGACGGACGCCGCACGAAGCGCTCGCCGCCCGTCTCGTCGCGGCGCCGGAGATCCCCGCGCGAATCCCCGACGCGTGGCGCGACGTCCTCGAACGGATGACGGCGGGGGATCCCGCCGAGCGCCCGGATGCCGCCGGCCTCATCGTCGCCCTCCGCTCCCTGTCCGAGGTGCCGGTGCCCAGCGCCGCGCGGACAGCGGTTTGCGGGGCGACGGGCGAGTCGCCCACCCGTGTCCTGCCGGAGGAGCCCCCGCCCACCCGTGTCTTCGACAAGCCGCGGCGGCGGATCTCGCGCCGCGCCGCGATCGTGGCATCCGTCATCGCCGTCCTCCTCGTCGGCGGTGGCACGGCCGCCGCCGTCGCGCTGAACGGTTCGCCCGCGAGCGCCACGCCCGACCTGCCCGCGCTGCCCGCTCCGCTCGACCAGCATCTCAGCGACCTCTGGACGGAGGTCGGGCCGTGA
- a CDS encoding DUF6458 family protein, with the protein MSIGAGIALFVIGAILAFAVNLPNDFVNLSMIGYIMMGAGVVVFLIGIVLLVRRRQTDTVTRTEGVGGAQVTRSTTRSSNDDLV; encoded by the coding sequence ATGAGCATCGGAGCCGGCATCGCGCTGTTCGTCATCGGCGCCATCCTCGCTTTCGCGGTCAACCTCCCGAACGACTTCGTGAACCTCAGCATGATCGGCTACATCATGATGGGGGCGGGCGTCGTCGTCTTCCTCATCGGGATCGTGCTCCTCGTTCGTCGTCGGCAGACCGACACGGTGACCCGCACCGAAGGAGTCGGGGGAGCGCAGGTCACGCGCTCGACGACGCGCTCCTCGAACGACGACCTCGTGTGA
- a CDS encoding PqqD family peptide modification chaperone codes for MPSPLTTFDVDALGVTVRIDVSSFSPTDRDLLAGGWSGARSSRGAEPASVVRCRADLPLDAAAADLTTRVTLAALSARRGELWMVHAGAVADERGRVVLFSGRSGMGKTTLMSRLARELAYVTDESVGVTADGTVLPYRKPLSVIVGAGAKHQLPPRSLGLRDLPSTPLRLHAIVVLDRDEAAAVPGLDPLDMTDAIAAIAPQCSYLSELDAPLATLLGHIESVGGPLRLRYREAEDALPLIRDLLASPPRDAISTLERTAIVPASATQGYARTPALDAITLADGRLAVLRRSGEGGSSVHVLDGIGPTLWRAASGVTLDDLVAAAVRAHGNPAGGDARSAVRATLDELRAEGLIEYRT; via the coding sequence GTGCCGAGCCCTCTGACCACGTTCGACGTCGACGCGCTCGGGGTCACCGTCCGGATCGACGTCTCGAGCTTCTCGCCGACCGACCGCGATCTGCTCGCTGGAGGGTGGTCGGGCGCTCGCTCGAGCAGAGGCGCGGAGCCCGCGTCCGTCGTACGGTGCCGCGCGGATCTGCCCCTCGACGCGGCCGCCGCCGATCTCACGACACGAGTGACGCTCGCCGCCCTCTCGGCACGCCGGGGCGAGCTCTGGATGGTCCACGCCGGCGCCGTCGCCGACGAGCGCGGGAGGGTCGTGCTCTTCTCCGGCCGTTCGGGCATGGGCAAGACCACGCTCATGTCGCGCCTCGCGCGAGAGCTCGCCTACGTCACCGACGAGAGCGTCGGCGTGACCGCCGACGGAACCGTGCTGCCGTACCGGAAGCCTCTCTCGGTCATCGTCGGCGCCGGAGCCAAACACCAGCTCCCGCCGAGGAGTCTCGGCCTCCGCGACCTGCCGTCGACACCACTGCGCCTGCACGCGATCGTCGTCCTCGACCGCGACGAGGCCGCCGCCGTCCCCGGACTCGATCCGCTGGACATGACGGATGCCATCGCCGCGATCGCCCCGCAGTGCAGCTACCTCTCCGAGCTCGATGCACCGTTGGCGACGCTGCTGGGCCACATCGAGAGCGTCGGTGGGCCCCTCCGCCTGCGCTACCGCGAGGCGGAGGACGCTCTGCCTCTGATCCGCGACCTTCTCGCGTCACCCCCGCGTGACGCGATCTCGACGCTCGAGCGCACGGCGATCGTCCCGGCGTCTGCCACCCAGGGTTACGCGCGGACACCGGCTCTGGATGCCATCACCCTCGCCGACGGCCGGCTCGCCGTGCTGCGACGCAGCGGAGAGGGCGGGAGTTCCGTCCACGTCCTCGACGGCATCGGGCCCACGCTCTGGCGGGCGGCGAGCGGTGTGACGCTGGACGACCTGGTGGCCGCCGCGGTGCGTGCGCACGGCAACCCGGCCGGCGGAGACGCGCGCAGCGCCGTGCGCGCGACCCTCGACGAGCTTCGCGCCGAAGGACTCATCGAGTATCGGACCTGA
- a CDS encoding HigA family addiction module antitoxin: MIMKHPPHPGEIIGEDVLGELDLTVAEAAARLGVARVTLSRVIHGHSGVSPNLAIRLERAGVGTARAWMAMQTNYDLARELDGKTHDVQPLVIA, translated from the coding sequence ATGATAATGAAGCACCCGCCGCACCCCGGAGAGATCATCGGGGAGGACGTACTCGGCGAACTCGACCTCACCGTCGCCGAGGCGGCTGCGCGCCTCGGTGTCGCCCGTGTCACCCTCAGCCGTGTCATCCATGGACATTCCGGGGTGAGCCCGAACCTTGCGATCCGCCTCGAGCGTGCGGGCGTCGGAACCGCACGCGCCTGGATGGCTATGCAGACCAACTACGACCTGGCCCGCGAGCTCGACGGCAAGACCCACGACGTCCAGCCCCTTGTAATCGCGTAA
- a CDS encoding DUF5684 domain-containing protein: protein MLTSSPSITDQTSIFALSATNSLIGLAVYVLLVVALWRVFTKAGYPGWLAIIPIVNVIFLTKIAGFSGWFALLYIIPIVGFVFYIIVSIRIGRAFGHGWFFSIVLLVLLHIIGYLILAFSSDTYRAERI from the coding sequence ATGCTGACTTCGAGCCCGTCCATCACCGACCAGACCTCGATCTTCGCGCTGAGCGCGACCAACTCGCTCATCGGCCTCGCCGTCTACGTGCTGCTCGTCGTGGCGCTGTGGCGCGTGTTCACCAAGGCCGGGTACCCGGGGTGGCTCGCGATCATCCCGATCGTGAACGTCATCTTCCTGACGAAGATCGCGGGATTCTCGGGCTGGTTCGCACTGCTGTACATCATCCCGATCGTCGGGTTCGTGTTCTACATCATCGTGTCGATCCGCATCGGCCGCGCCTTCGGCCACGGCTGGTTCTTCTCGATCGTGCTGCTGGTGCTGCTGCACATCATCGGGTACCTGATTCTCGCCTTCAGCAGCGACACATACCGCGCTGAGCGCATCTGA
- a CDS encoding bifunctional lysylphosphatidylglycerol flippase/synthetase MprF codes for MPSTVASAPPPLTDPSIDVVVDSHRARRFTMPFAALALAAVVTTVSLSPLGAAAFLDAPLDLRAVLVALFRVDDLRLLPFIVAAILLIGAGAERVMGARRVLLAYIGGGVAISVLGLAIGVVETSFLPALPLNSPPFEGAPPIAALLAVTMASSCFAGALWRRRVRLASVFVALTLFLYSASASDLYALVALPVGLAVGMLAGGRRARLRVQRSSHHETRVLLSALTAVTAIGPVIATVWGSGAGLLSVYGWLSMDPLTSADGFVCVGSSALPCPSAENYAELQPLAGWIAILPLAILLVASWGILRGRRGALGLAIAMNLLVFAGVAYLFVVTEPSTLADLAAVRPTDAISVWQTLVGLAVSASVPLIVALTLFVFRRAAPVPSVAGARSSFMLTVAIAASATLAFTLAGTLGFADQFSPRPDAAFLVQTLPLRLLPPTLLPVESVQFVPLTPWAQAIWYLPPAAFWAVCLVAALRLVVRSSGAHAAGDRVRARAVLERGGGGTLAWMTTWPGNAYWFAPDADAAFAYRVSGGVAVTLGGAFGADRARPDIGRAFVDFCGEHGWTPVFYSVDDESRDALADLGWQHTSVADEALLDPRTWTPAGKKRQDVRTATNRAAREGVTAQWTRWMDLTFLDRAQLREISEGWVADKTIPEMGFTLGGLDETADPAVRLMLARDREGRIVAVTSWLPVRGSDGVVGYALDVMRRRDDAMNGVMEFVIGAVVEQTRGEGCSVLSLSGSPLASHREGDAADLPAVDRVLEQLSALLEPAYGFRSLANFKKKFQPEFAPMWMIYPDATHLPAIGLALLRCYVPGLTLAGAARLGARLRPAARETAEVSP; via the coding sequence ATGCCCTCGACCGTCGCCTCGGCACCGCCTCCCCTTACCGACCCCTCGATCGACGTTGTGGTGGATTCTCACCGCGCTCGTCGGTTCACGATGCCGTTCGCGGCGCTGGCGCTCGCCGCCGTCGTGACGACGGTGAGCCTCTCGCCCCTGGGCGCGGCCGCGTTCCTCGACGCCCCGCTCGACCTCCGTGCCGTCCTCGTCGCTCTGTTCCGGGTCGACGACCTCCGGCTGCTCCCGTTCATCGTGGCGGCGATTCTGCTCATCGGGGCCGGTGCCGAGCGCGTGATGGGGGCTCGGCGCGTGCTCCTCGCGTATATCGGAGGCGGGGTCGCCATCTCGGTCCTGGGGCTCGCGATCGGCGTGGTCGAGACGTCGTTCCTGCCCGCGTTGCCGCTGAACTCTCCGCCGTTCGAGGGTGCACCGCCGATCGCCGCGCTCCTCGCGGTGACCATGGCCTCCAGCTGTTTCGCCGGCGCGCTGTGGCGCCGCCGTGTGCGGCTGGCGAGCGTCTTCGTCGCCCTGACCCTGTTCCTCTACTCCGCGTCGGCGAGCGACCTGTACGCCCTCGTCGCTCTGCCCGTCGGGCTCGCGGTCGGCATGCTCGCGGGCGGTCGGCGCGCGCGGCTCCGCGTCCAGCGGAGCTCCCACCATGAGACGCGGGTCCTTCTCTCGGCCCTCACCGCGGTGACGGCGATCGGACCCGTCATCGCCACGGTGTGGGGGAGCGGTGCCGGTCTGCTCTCGGTCTACGGCTGGCTGTCGATGGACCCCCTGACATCGGCCGACGGGTTCGTGTGCGTGGGCTCATCCGCCCTGCCGTGCCCGTCCGCCGAGAACTATGCGGAACTGCAACCGCTCGCGGGATGGATCGCCATCCTGCCGCTGGCGATCCTCCTCGTCGCATCGTGGGGGATCCTGCGCGGACGCCGCGGCGCTCTCGGTCTCGCCATCGCGATGAACCTGCTGGTGTTCGCCGGGGTGGCATACCTCTTCGTGGTCACGGAGCCTTCCACGCTCGCCGACCTGGCCGCTGTGCGTCCGACGGACGCGATCTCGGTGTGGCAGACCCTGGTCGGTCTCGCTGTCAGCGCTTCGGTTCCTCTCATCGTCGCACTGACGCTCTTCGTGTTCCGTCGAGCCGCGCCCGTGCCGTCCGTCGCCGGCGCGCGTTCGTCTTTCATGCTGACCGTCGCGATCGCGGCGTCGGCGACCCTGGCGTTCACGCTCGCGGGGACGCTGGGATTCGCCGACCAGTTCAGCCCCCGCCCGGACGCGGCTTTCCTCGTGCAGACGCTGCCGCTGCGGTTGCTCCCGCCCACCCTGCTCCCCGTCGAGTCGGTGCAGTTCGTTCCGCTGACGCCGTGGGCACAGGCGATCTGGTACCTCCCGCCGGCGGCCTTCTGGGCCGTGTGCCTCGTGGCGGCCCTCCGCCTCGTGGTCCGTTCGAGCGGGGCCCATGCCGCGGGTGATCGCGTGCGGGCGCGCGCGGTGCTCGAGCGCGGGGGCGGCGGAACGCTCGCGTGGATGACGACCTGGCCGGGCAATGCCTACTGGTTCGCCCCGGATGCCGATGCAGCGTTCGCGTATCGCGTCTCCGGGGGCGTCGCGGTGACGCTCGGGGGAGCGTTCGGTGCCGACCGCGCGCGGCCCGATATCGGACGCGCGTTCGTCGACTTCTGCGGGGAGCACGGCTGGACCCCGGTGTTCTACAGCGTCGACGACGAGTCGCGCGACGCCCTCGCGGATCTCGGATGGCAGCACACGAGCGTCGCCGATGAGGCCCTGCTCGACCCGCGTACGTGGACACCGGCGGGGAAGAAGCGTCAGGACGTCCGGACCGCCACGAACCGCGCGGCTCGCGAGGGCGTGACAGCCCAATGGACGCGCTGGATGGACCTCACCTTCCTCGACCGCGCGCAGCTGCGCGAGATCTCCGAAGGGTGGGTCGCCGACAAGACGATCCCGGAGATGGGCTTCACGCTCGGCGGTCTCGACGAGACGGCGGATCCGGCGGTGCGTCTCATGCTCGCGCGTGATCGTGAGGGGCGCATCGTCGCGGTGACGAGCTGGCTGCCCGTGCGCGGATCGGACGGCGTCGTCGGCTACGCGCTTGACGTCATGCGCCGCCGCGACGACGCGATGAACGGTGTCATGGAGTTCGTCATCGGAGCCGTGGTGGAGCAGACCCGGGGCGAGGGGTGCTCGGTCCTCAGTCTGTCCGGCTCGCCGTTGGCATCCCATCGAGAGGGGGATGCCGCCGACCTCCCCGCCGTCGACCGTGTGCTCGAACAGCTCAGCGCTCTGCTCGAGCCGGCGTACGGGTTCCGCTCCCTCGCGAACTTCAAGAAGAAATTCCAGCCGGAGTTCGCGCCGATGTGGATGATCTATCCCGACGCCACGCACCTGCCGGCCATCGGCCTGGCCCTGTTGCGCTGTTACGTACCCGGACTGACGCTCGCGGGCGCCGCGCGCCTCGGCGCACGGCTGCGCCCTGCTGCTCGAGAGACCGCCGAGGTGTCTCCGTGA
- a CDS encoding RtcB family protein, with amino-acid sequence MQKLTERLVSWASLIDDKTIEQARTSSTMPFIHPHLALMPDAHLGLGATVGSVIPTLGAIMPAAVGVDIGCGMIAVKTQFHASDLEGRDLAELRQQIERAIPLSAGRDNRKIVATAEPRVAELEALAEKAEFDPAAYAGHWRNQLGSLGSGNHFIEISLDENDDVWMFLHSGSRGVGNRIAQHHIKVAQRLAKQWWIELPHPDLAYLVEGTPEFTRYIRELRWAQHFALLNREEMMDRVANQLGRFLDTPVEERERINCHHNFTESERHFGKQVWVSRKGAIMADAGRPGLIPGSMGTASYVVEGKGNPLSLNSSPHGAGREYSRSAARKTFTHEQLREAMAGIEYRDTDAFIDEIPQAYKPIDRVMADAADLVTVRHTLRQIVNVKGD; translated from the coding sequence ATGCAGAAGCTCACCGAACGACTGGTGTCGTGGGCGAGCCTGATCGATGACAAGACCATCGAGCAGGCCCGCACCTCGTCGACCATGCCGTTCATCCACCCCCACCTCGCCCTCATGCCCGACGCCCACCTGGGCCTGGGCGCGACGGTCGGCTCGGTCATCCCGACGCTCGGCGCCATCATGCCCGCGGCCGTCGGCGTCGACATCGGCTGCGGCATGATCGCCGTCAAGACGCAGTTCCACGCCTCCGACCTCGAGGGCCGGGACCTCGCGGAGCTGCGGCAGCAGATCGAACGCGCCATCCCGCTCTCGGCCGGTCGTGACAACCGCAAGATCGTCGCCACCGCCGAGCCGCGTGTCGCCGAGTTGGAAGCGCTCGCCGAGAAGGCCGAGTTCGACCCGGCGGCCTACGCGGGGCACTGGCGGAACCAGCTCGGCTCGCTCGGCAGCGGCAACCACTTCATCGAGATCTCGCTCGACGAGAACGACGACGTGTGGATGTTCCTGCACTCCGGCTCCCGGGGCGTCGGCAACCGCATCGCGCAGCACCACATCAAGGTCGCGCAGCGCCTGGCGAAGCAGTGGTGGATCGAGCTTCCGCACCCCGACCTGGCCTACCTGGTCGAGGGGACGCCGGAGTTCACCCGGTACATCCGCGAGCTGCGGTGGGCCCAGCACTTCGCCCTGCTCAACCGGGAGGAGATGATGGACCGCGTCGCGAACCAGCTCGGCCGCTTCCTCGACACGCCTGTCGAGGAGCGCGAGCGGATCAACTGCCACCACAACTTCACGGAGTCCGAGAGGCACTTCGGCAAGCAGGTGTGGGTGTCGCGCAAGGGCGCGATCATGGCGGATGCCGGTCGCCCGGGGCTGATCCCCGGCTCGATGGGCACCGCCTCGTACGTCGTCGAGGGGAAGGGCAACCCCCTCTCTCTCAACTCGTCGCCGCACGGCGCGGGCCGGGAATACTCCCGCTCCGCCGCTCGCAAGACCTTCACGCACGAGCAGCTGCGTGAGGCGATGGCGGGTATCGAGTACCGCGACACCGACGCGTTCATCGACGAGATCCCGCAGGCGTACAAGCCGATCGACCGGGTGATGGCGGATGCCGCCGACCTGGTGACCGTGCGCCACACGCTGCGGCAGATCGTCAACGTGAAGGGCGACTGA